The Streptomyces kanamyceticus genome window below encodes:
- the truA gene encoding tRNA pseudouridine(38-40) synthase TruA, protein MSDEVEPGFVRVRLDLSYDGRDFSGWAKQKQGQRTVQGEIESALRTVTRSQETYELTVAGRTDSGVHARGQVAHVDLPESVWAEHSDKLLRRLAGRLPHDVRVWKVAEAPAGFNARFAAVWRRYAYRVTDHPGGVDPLLRGHVLWHDWELDLDAMNAAAEGLVGEHDFAAYCKKREGATTIRTLQQLHWVRRDDGILEATVRADAFCHNMVRSLVGAMLFVGDGHRPVEWPAKVLAAGVRDSAVHVVRPHGLTLEEVGYPADELLAARSKEARNKRTLPGAGCC, encoded by the coding sequence GTGAGTGATGAAGTAGAGCCCGGGTTCGTGCGGGTGCGTCTCGACCTTTCGTACGACGGCAGGGACTTCTCCGGCTGGGCCAAGCAGAAGCAGGGCCAGCGGACCGTCCAGGGCGAGATCGAGAGCGCGCTGCGGACCGTGACCCGGTCGCAGGAGACGTACGAGCTGACCGTCGCGGGGCGCACCGACAGCGGGGTGCACGCCCGGGGGCAGGTCGCCCACGTCGATCTGCCGGAGAGCGTGTGGGCCGAGCACAGCGACAAGCTGCTGCGCAGGCTCGCGGGACGGCTTCCGCACGATGTGCGGGTGTGGAAGGTGGCCGAGGCCCCCGCCGGGTTCAACGCGCGGTTCGCGGCCGTGTGGCGGCGCTACGCCTATCGCGTGACCGACCACCCGGGCGGTGTCGACCCGCTGTTGCGCGGTCATGTCCTGTGGCACGACTGGGAGTTGGACCTCGACGCCATGAACGCCGCGGCCGAGGGGCTCGTCGGGGAGCATGACTTCGCGGCGTACTGCAAGAAGCGCGAGGGCGCCACGACCATTCGTACGCTGCAGCAACTGCACTGGGTGCGGCGGGACGACGGGATCCTCGAAGCGACCGTGCGGGCCGACGCGTTCTGCCACAACATGGTGCGCTCGCTGGTCGGCGCCATGCTGTTCGTGGGGGACGGGCACCGGCCCGTGGAGTGGCCCGCGAAGGTGCTCGCGGCCGGGGTGCGGGACTCCGCGGTGCACGTCGTGCGGCCGCACGGGCTCACTCTTGAGGAAGTCGGCTATCCCGCCGACGAGTTGCTCGCCGCGCGCAGCAAGGAGGCGCGCAACAAGCGGACGCTGCCCGGGGCCGGGTGCTGCTGA
- the rplQ gene encoding 50S ribosomal protein L17, with product MPKPAKGARLGGSAAHEKLLLANLAKQLFEYGRITTTEAKARRLRPYAERLVTKAKKGDLHNRRQVLSVITDKSIVHTLFTEIGPRYVNRPGGYTRITKIGNRRGDNAPMAIIELVEALTVAQEATGEAEAATKRAVKEDALKKDDAPVEDAKPVEAAEESKDA from the coding sequence ATGCCGAAGCCTGCCAAGGGTGCCCGTCTGGGCGGCAGCGCCGCGCACGAGAAGCTTCTGCTGGCGAACCTCGCCAAGCAGCTCTTCGAGTACGGCCGCATCACCACCACCGAGGCGAAGGCCCGTCGCCTGCGCCCGTACGCGGAGCGTCTGGTCACCAAGGCGAAGAAGGGTGACCTTCACAACCGCCGCCAGGTGCTGTCCGTCATCACCGACAAGAGCATCGTGCACACGCTCTTCACGGAGATCGGTCCGCGCTACGTGAACCGCCCGGGTGGCTACACCCGCATCACCAAGATCGGTAACCGTCGTGGCGACAACGCGCCCATGGCGATCATCGAGCTGGTGGAGGCCCTGACCGTGGCCCAGGAGGCCACCGGTGAGGCCGAGGCCGCCACGAAGCGTGCCGTCAAGGAAGACGCCCTCAAGAAGGACGACGCGCCCGTCGAGGACGCGAAGCCGGTTGAGGCCGCCGAGGAGTCCAAGGACGCCTGA
- a CDS encoding DNA-directed RNA polymerase subunit alpha, giving the protein MLIAQRPSLTEEVVDEFRSRFVIEPLEPGFGYTLGNSLRRTLLSSIPGAAVTSIRIDGVLHEFTTVPGVKEDVTDLILNIKQLVVSSEHDEPVVMYLRKQGPGLVTAADIAPPAGVEVHNPDLVLATLNGKGKLEMELTVERGRGYVSAVQNKQVGQEIGRIPVDSIYSPVLKVTYKVEATRVEQRTDFDKLIVDVETKQAMRPRDAMASAGKTLVELFGLARELNIDAEGIDMGPSPTDAALAADLALPIEELELTVRSYNCLKREGIHSVGELVARSEADLLDIRNFGAKSIDEVKMKLNGMGLALKDSPPGFDPTAAADAFGADDDADAGFVETEQY; this is encoded by the coding sequence ATGCTGATCGCTCAGCGTCCCTCGTTGACCGAAGAGGTCGTCGACGAATTCCGCTCCCGGTTCGTGATCGAGCCGCTGGAGCCGGGCTTCGGTTACACCCTCGGCAACTCCCTGCGTCGGACCCTTCTCTCCTCGATCCCGGGTGCGGCCGTCACGTCCATCCGCATCGACGGTGTCCTGCACGAGTTCACCACCGTGCCGGGCGTCAAGGAAGACGTCACCGACCTCATCCTCAACATCAAGCAGCTGGTCGTTTCCAGCGAGCACGATGAGCCCGTCGTGATGTACCTGCGCAAGCAGGGTCCCGGTCTCGTCACCGCCGCTGACATCGCCCCGCCGGCCGGTGTCGAGGTGCACAACCCCGACCTGGTCCTCGCCACGCTGAACGGCAAGGGCAAGCTGGAGATGGAGCTGACCGTCGAGCGCGGTCGCGGCTACGTCTCCGCCGTGCAGAACAAGCAGGTCGGTCAGGAGATCGGGCGCATCCCGGTCGACTCGATCTACTCGCCGGTCCTCAAGGTCACGTACAAGGTCGAGGCCACGCGTGTCGAGCAGCGCACCGACTTCGACAAGCTGATCGTCGACGTCGAGACCAAGCAGGCCATGCGCCCGCGTGACGCCATGGCGTCCGCCGGTAAGACCCTGGTCGAGCTGTTCGGTCTGGCCCGTGAGCTCAACATCGACGCCGAGGGCATCGACATGGGCCCGTCCCCGACGGACGCCGCCCTTGCCGCTGATCTCGCCCTGCCGATCGAGGAGCTCGAGCTCACCGTTCGGTCGTACAACTGCCTCAAGCGCGAGGGCATCCACTCCGTGGGTGAGCTCGTGGCCCGCTCCGAGGCGGACCTGCTCGACATTCGCAACTTCGGTGCGAAGTCGATCGACGAGGTCAAGATGAAGCTGAACGGCATGGGTCTCGCGCTGAAGGACTCGCCTCCCGGCTTCGACCCGACCGCCGCCGCGGACGCCTTCGGCGCCGACGACGACGCGGACGCGGGCTTCGTCGAGACCGAGCAGTACTGA
- the rpsK gene encoding 30S ribosomal protein S11, with protein sequence MPPKGRQGAAKKVRRKEKKNVAHGHAHIKSTFNNTIVSITDPTGNVISWASAGHVGFKGSRKSTPFAAQMAAESAARRAQEHGMRKVDVFVKGPGSGRETAIRSLQATGLEVGSIQDVTPTPHNGCRPPKRRRV encoded by the coding sequence ATGCCCCCCAAGGGTCGTCAGGGCGCTGCCAAGAAGGTGCGCCGCAAGGAAAAGAAGAACGTCGCTCACGGCCACGCGCACATCAAGAGCACGTTCAACAACACGATCGTGTCCATCACGGACCCGACCGGCAACGTGATCTCCTGGGCCTCCGCCGGCCACGTCGGCTTCAAGGGCTCGCGCAAGTCCACGCCGTTCGCCGCGCAGATGGCCGCCGAGTCGGCTGCCCGTCGCGCGCAGGAGCACGGCATGCGCAAGGTCGACGTCTTCGTCAAGGGCCCGGGTTCCGGTCGTGAGACCGCCATCCGTTCGCTCCAGGCGACCGGCCTTGAGGTCGGCTCGATCCAGGACGTGACGCCCACGCCGCACAACGGCTGCCGTCCGCCCAAGCGCCGTCGCGTCTGA
- the rpsM gene encoding 30S ribosomal protein S13 — protein MARVEGVDLPREKRIEVALTYVFGIGRTLAQQTLDATEVDRNTRVRDLTEEDLVKIREYVDANIKTEGDLRREIQADIRRKVEIGCYQGLRHRRGLPVRGQRTSTNARTRKGPRRAIAGKKKPGKK, from the coding sequence ATGGCACGCGTTGAAGGTGTTGACCTCCCGCGCGAGAAGCGCATCGAGGTCGCCCTCACCTACGTGTTCGGCATCGGCCGCACGCTGGCCCAGCAGACGCTGGACGCCACCGAGGTCGACCGCAACACCCGCGTTCGCGATCTGACCGAGGAAGACCTCGTCAAGATCCGCGAGTACGTGGACGCCAACATCAAGACCGAGGGTGACCTCCGTCGCGAGATCCAGGCCGACATCCGCCGCAAGGTCGAGATCGGTTGCTACCAGGGTCTCCGTCACCGTCGTGGTCTGCCGGTCCGCGGTCAGCGCACCAGCACGAACGCCCGCACCCGCAAGGGCCCGCGTCGCGCCATCGCCGGTAAGAAGAAGCCGGGCAAGAAGTAG
- the rpmJ gene encoding 50S ribosomal protein L36: MKVKPSVKKICDKCRVIRRHGRVMVICDNPRHKQRQG; the protein is encoded by the coding sequence ATGAAGGTCAAGCCGAGCGTCAAGAAGATCTGCGACAAGTGCAGGGTGATCCGCCGTCACGGCCGGGTCATGGTTATCTGCGACAACCCGCGCCACAAGCAGCGCCAGGGCTGA
- the infA gene encoding translation initiation factor IF-1, whose amino-acid sequence MAKKQGAIEIEGTVVESLPNAMFKVELQNGHQVLAHISGKMRMHYIRILPDDRVVVELSPYDLTRGRIVYRYK is encoded by the coding sequence GTGGCCAAGAAGCAAGGTGCCATCGAGATCGAAGGCACTGTCGTCGAGTCTCTCCCGAACGCCATGTTCAAGGTGGAGCTCCAGAACGGCCACCAGGTCCTGGCACACATCAGCGGCAAGATGCGTATGCACTACATCCGCATCCTCCCTGACGACCGGGTCGTGGTGGAGCTGTCTCCGTACGACCTGACGCGTGGCCGGATCGTCTACCGGTACAAGTAG
- the map gene encoding type I methionyl aminopeptidase, translating to MVQIKTPEQIAKMREAGLVVAAVHAATREAAVPGATTKDLDDVARKVIAEHGAKSNFLGYGGFPATICTSVNEVVVHGIPDEKTVLKDGDIISIDAGAIIDGWHGDAAYTAFVGTGHAPELVELSRVTEESMWAGLAAMKQGNRLVDISRAIETYIRRQPKPGGGKYGIVEDYGGHGIGTEMHMDPHLLNYVERRRGKGPKLVPGFCLAIEPMVSLGTPRTEVLEDDWTVITTDGTWSSHWEHSVALTEEGPIVLTSPDCGRAKLAEYGVTVAPDPLG from the coding sequence ATGGTGCAGATCAAGACCCCCGAGCAGATCGCGAAGATGCGTGAGGCGGGCCTTGTCGTCGCCGCCGTCCACGCCGCGACGCGTGAGGCCGCGGTGCCCGGCGCCACCACGAAGGACCTGGACGACGTCGCGCGCAAGGTGATCGCCGAGCACGGCGCGAAGTCCAACTTCCTTGGCTACGGCGGCTTCCCGGCCACGATCTGCACCTCGGTCAACGAGGTCGTCGTGCACGGCATCCCCGACGAGAAGACCGTCCTCAAGGACGGCGACATCATCTCCATCGACGCGGGCGCCATCATCGACGGCTGGCACGGCGACGCCGCCTACACCGCGTTCGTGGGCACCGGTCACGCTCCGGAGCTGGTCGAGCTCTCCCGGGTGACCGAGGAGTCGATGTGGGCCGGGCTCGCGGCCATGAAGCAGGGCAACCGCCTCGTCGACATCTCCCGTGCCATCGAGACGTACATCCGCCGCCAGCCGAAGCCCGGCGGCGGCAAGTACGGGATCGTCGAGGACTACGGCGGCCACGGCATCGGCACCGAGATGCACATGGACCCGCACCTCCTGAACTACGTGGAACGCCGCCGCGGCAAGGGCCCCAAGCTGGTCCCCGGCTTCTGCCTCGCCATCGAGCCGATGGTCTCCCTGGGCACGCCCCGCACGGAGGTCCTGGAGGACGACTGGACGGTCATCACGACGGACGGCACCTGGTCCTCGCACTGGGAGCACTCGGTGGCGTTGACGGAGGAGGGGCCGATCGTGCTGACGTCCCCGGACTGCGGCAGGGCGAAGCTGGCGGAGTACGGGGTTACGGTGGCGCCCGACCCGCTGGGCTGA
- a CDS encoding adenylate kinase, translating to MRIVLVGPPGAGKGTQAAFLAKNLSIPHISTGDLFRANISQGTELGKQAKAFMDAGNLVPDEVTIGMAKDRMAQSDAENGFLLDGFPRNVSQAEALDVALKADDVKLDAVLDLEVPEDEVVKRIAGRRICRKDSSHVFHVTYSKPKTEGVCDVCGGELYQREDDSEDTVRKRLEVYHTQTEPIIDYYRTQGLVVTISALGKVDEVTKRAMDALKGDK from the coding sequence ATGCGAATCGTCCTCGTCGGGCCGCCCGGTGCGGGCAAGGGAACGCAAGCCGCGTTCCTGGCCAAGAACTTGTCGATCCCGCACATCTCCACCGGCGACCTCTTCCGTGCCAACATCAGCCAGGGCACGGAGCTCGGCAAGCAGGCGAAGGCGTTCATGGACGCCGGGAACCTCGTGCCGGACGAGGTGACGATCGGCATGGCGAAGGACCGCATGGCGCAGTCGGACGCCGAGAACGGCTTCCTGCTCGACGGGTTCCCGCGCAACGTGTCGCAGGCCGAGGCGCTCGACGTGGCCCTCAAGGCCGACGACGTGAAGCTCGACGCCGTCCTGGACCTGGAGGTCCCCGAGGACGAGGTCGTCAAGCGGATCGCGGGGCGGCGCATCTGCCGCAAGGACTCGAGCCACGTCTTCCACGTGACGTACTCCAAGCCGAAGACCGAGGGCGTCTGTGACGTCTGCGGCGGCGAGCTGTACCAGCGCGAGGACGACAGCGAGGACACCGTCCGCAAGCGCCTCGAGGTCTACCACACGCAGACCGAGCCGATCATCGACTACTACCGGACCCAGGGTCTGGTCGTGACGATCTCCGCGCTCGGCAAGGTGGACGAGGTCACCAAGCGGGCGATGGACGCCCTCAAGGGCGACAAGTAG
- the secY gene encoding preprotein translocase subunit SecY, whose protein sequence is MLTAFARAFKTPDLRKKLLFTLGIIVIYRIGTHVPIPGVDYTNVQQCIDQANSNQGLFGLVNMFSGGALLQITIFALGIMPYITASIILQLLTVVIPRLEALKKEGQAGTAKITQYTRYLTIALAILQGTGLVATARTGTLFQGCSVASEIVPDQSIFVTVTMVITMTAGTACVMWLGELITDRGIGNGMSILMFISIAATFPSALWAIKQQGDLAGGWIEFGTVIAVGLVMVGLVVFVEQAQRRIPVQYAKRMIGRRSYGGTSTYIPLKVNQAGIIPVIFASSLLYIPALVAQFAGGQSGWKTWIEANLTKGDHPIYIATYFVLIVFFAFFYVAISFNPEEVADNMKKYGGFIPGIRAGRPTAEYLSYVLNRITWPGSLYLGLIALVPTMALVGFGANQNFPFGGTSILIIVGVGLETVKQIESQLQQRNYEGFLR, encoded by the coding sequence GTGCTCACCGCGTTCGCCCGGGCGTTCAAGACGCCCGACCTGCGCAAGAAGCTGCTCTTCACGCTCGGGATCATCGTGATCTACCGAATCGGTACGCACGTACCGATTCCGGGAGTTGACTACACCAACGTCCAGCAGTGCATCGACCAGGCCAACTCGAACCAGGGTCTGTTCGGTCTCGTCAACATGTTCAGTGGTGGCGCGCTGCTGCAGATCACGATCTTCGCCCTCGGCATCATGCCGTACATCACGGCGAGCATCATTCTGCAGCTGCTGACCGTGGTGATCCCCCGACTCGAGGCCCTCAAGAAGGAGGGCCAGGCCGGCACGGCGAAGATCACGCAGTACACGCGCTACCTGACCATCGCGCTCGCGATCCTTCAGGGCACGGGCCTGGTCGCCACCGCCCGCACCGGCACCCTGTTCCAGGGCTGTTCGGTCGCCAGCGAGATCGTGCCTGACCAGTCGATCTTCGTCACCGTCACGATGGTCATCACGATGACCGCAGGAACTGCCTGTGTCATGTGGCTCGGTGAGCTCATCACCGACCGCGGCATCGGCAACGGCATGTCCATCCTGATGTTCATCTCGATCGCCGCCACCTTCCCGAGCGCCCTGTGGGCCATCAAGCAGCAGGGTGACCTGGCGGGCGGCTGGATCGAGTTCGGCACCGTCATCGCGGTCGGTCTCGTCATGGTCGGTCTGGTGGTCTTCGTCGAGCAGGCGCAGCGCCGCATTCCCGTCCAGTACGCGAAGCGAATGATCGGCCGCCGGTCCTACGGCGGAACGTCGACGTACATTCCGCTGAAGGTCAATCAGGCGGGCATCATCCCTGTGATCTTCGCCTCGTCACTGCTCTACATTCCCGCGCTGGTCGCCCAGTTCGCGGGTGGGCAGTCGGGATGGAAGACGTGGATCGAGGCGAACCTGACCAAGGGTGACCACCCGATTTACATCGCCACGTACTTCGTTCTGATCGTCTTCTTCGCCTTCTTCTACGTCGCGATCTCCTTCAACCCCGAGGAAGTCGCCGACAACATGAAGAAGTATGGTGGCTTCATCCCGGGCATCCGGGCTGGCCGTCCGACCGCTGAGTATCTGAGCTACGTACTCAACCGGATCACATGGCCGGGTTCGCTGTATCTGGGCCTGATCGCTCTTGTGCCGACGATGGCGTTGGTGGGCTTCGGGGCTAACCAGAACTTCCCGTTCGGCGGGACGAGCATCCTCATCATCGTGGGTGTGGGTCTGGAAACCGTGAAGCAGATCGAGAGCCAGCTCCAGCAGCGCAATTACGAAGGGTTCCTCCGCTGA
- the rplO gene encoding 50S ribosomal protein L15, producing the protein MAEQNPLKVHNLRPAPGAKTAKTRVGRGEASKGKTAGRGTKGTKARYQVPERFEGGQMPLHMRLPKLKGFRNPFKTEFQVVNLDKLSALFPEGGEVTVEALVAKGAVRKNSLVKVLGQGEVTVALQVTVDAVSGSAKEKITAAGGTVTELV; encoded by the coding sequence ATGGCGGAGCAGAACCCGCTGAAGGTCCACAACCTCCGGCCCGCCCCGGGCGCCAAGACCGCCAAGACCCGTGTGGGTCGTGGTGAGGCGTCCAAGGGTAAGACCGCTGGTCGTGGTACCAAGGGCACCAAGGCCCGTTACCAGGTTCCGGAGCGCTTCGAGGGTGGCCAGATGCCCCTCCACATGCGTCTCCCGAAGCTCAAGGGCTTCCGGAACCCGTTCAAGACCGAGTTCCAGGTCGTGAACCTCGACAAGCTGAGCGCGCTGTTCCCCGAGGGTGGCGAGGTCACCGTCGAGGCCCTCGTGGCCAAGGGTGCGGTTCGCAAGAACAGCCTCGTCAAGGTCCTCGGCCAGGGTGAGGTCACCGTGGCGCTGCAGGTGACGGTTGACGCCGTCTCCGGCTCCGCCAAGGAGAAGATCACCGCCGCCGGCGGTACCGTCACCGAGCTCGTCTGA
- the rpmD gene encoding 50S ribosomal protein L30: MARLKVTQTKSYIGSKQNHRDTLRSLGLKGINTQVVKEDRPEFRGMVHTVRHLVTVEEVD; the protein is encoded by the coding sequence ATGGCTCGCCTCAAGGTCACGCAGACGAAGTCGTACATCGGCAGCAAGCAGAACCACCGCGACACCCTGCGCTCCCTTGGTCTCAAGGGCATCAACACGCAGGTCGTCAAGGAGGACCGCCCCGAGTTCCGCGGAATGGTGCACACCGTCCGCCACCTCGTGACGGTTGAGGAGGTCGACTGA
- the rpsE gene encoding 30S ribosomal protein S5 gives MAGPQRRGGGAGGGERRDRKGRDGGAAAEKTAYVERVVAINRVAKVVKGGRRFSFTALVVVGDGDGTVGVGYGKAKEVPAAIAKGVEEAKKHFFKVPRIQGTIPHPIQGEKAAGVVLLKPASPGTGVIAGGPVRAVLECAGVHDILSKSLGSDNAINIVHATVAALKGLQRPEEIAARRGLPLEDVAPAALLRARAGAGA, from the coding sequence ATGGCTGGACCCCAGCGCCGCGGTGGCGGTGCCGGTGGCGGCGAGCGGCGGGACCGGAAGGGTCGCGACGGTGGCGCTGCCGCCGAGAAGACCGCATACGTTGAGCGCGTTGTCGCGATCAACCGTGTCGCCAAGGTTGTGAAGGGTGGTCGTCGCTTCAGCTTCACTGCGCTCGTCGTAGTGGGCGATGGTGACGGCACCGTGGGTGTCGGTTACGGCAAGGCCAAGGAGGTGCCGGCCGCCATCGCCAAGGGTGTTGAGGAGGCCAAGAAGCACTTCTTCAAGGTCCCCCGTATCCAGGGCACCATCCCGCACCCGATCCAGGGCGAGAAGGCCGCGGGCGTCGTCCTGCTCAAGCCTGCTTCCCCCGGTACCGGTGTTATCGCCGGTGGCCCGGTGCGTGCCGTGCTCGAGTGCGCCGGCGTGCACGACATCCTGTCGAAGTCCCTGGGCTCCGACAACGCGATCAACATCGTGCACGCGACCGTGGCGGCCCTCAAGGGCCTGCAGCGTCCCGAGGAGATCGCGGCTCGCCGTGGTCTGCCCCTCGAGGACGTCGCCCCCGCGGCTCTCCTTCGTGCACGTGCCGGGGCGGGTGCGTAA
- the rplR gene encoding 50S ribosomal protein L18, with product MAYGVKIAKGDAYKRAAIKRRHIRIRKHISGTAERPRLVVTRSNRHIVAQVIDDIKGHTLASASTLDTTIRGAEGDKSAQAKSVGALVAERAKAAGVEAVVFDRGGNQYAGRIAALADAAREAGLKF from the coding sequence ATGGCATACGGTGTCAAGATTGCTAAGGGCGACGCTTACAAGCGTGCTGCCATCAAGCGTCGTCACATCCGCATCCGTAAGCACATCTCGGGTACGGCTGAGCGTCCGCGCCTGGTCGTGACGCGCTCCAACCGCCACATCGTGGCCCAGGTCATCGACGACATCAAGGGTCACACCCTTGCGTCGGCTTCGACCCTGGACACCACGATCCGCGGGGCCGAGGGCGACAAGTCCGCGCAGGCCAAGTCGGTCGGCGCCCTGGTCGCCGAGCGCGCCAAGGCCGCTGGCGTCGAGGCTGTCGTGTTCGACCGTGGTGGTAACCAGTACGCCGGGCGCATCGCCGCCCTGGCGGACGCCGCCCGCGAAGCCGGACTCAAGTTCTGA
- the rplF gene encoding 50S ribosomal protein L6, with product MSRIGKLPITVPAGVDVTIDGQTVAVKGPKGALSHTIVAPIEIAKGEDGVLNVTRPNDERQNKALHGLSRTLVANMITGVTQGYVKKLEISGVGYRVLAKGSNLEFSLGYSHPILIEAPEGISFKVESATKFSVEGIDKQKVGEVAANIRKLRKPDPYKAKGVKYEGEVIRRKVGKAGK from the coding sequence ATGTCGCGTATTGGCAAGCTCCCCATCACGGTTCCCGCCGGCGTGGACGTCACCATCGACGGCCAGACGGTCGCGGTCAAGGGCCCCAAGGGCGCCCTGAGCCACACCATCGTCGCGCCGATCGAGATCGCTAAGGGTGAGGACGGCGTTCTGAACGTCACCCGCCCGAACGACGAGCGTCAGAACAAGGCCCTGCACGGCCTGTCCCGCACGCTGGTGGCGAACATGATCACCGGCGTGACCCAGGGTTACGTGAAGAAGCTCGAAATCAGCGGTGTCGGTTACCGCGTCCTGGCGAAGGGCTCCAACCTGGAGTTCTCGCTCGGCTACAGCCACCCGATCCTGATCGAGGCGCCCGAGGGCATCTCCTTCAAGGTCGAATCGGCGACCAAGTTCTCGGTCGAGGGCATCGACAAGCAGAAGGTCGGCGAGGTTGCGGCCAACATCCGCAAGCTGCGCAAGCCCGACCCGTACAAGGCCAAGGGCGTCAAGTACGAAGGCGAAGTCATCCGCCGCAAGGTCGGAAAGGCGGGTAAGTAA
- the rpsH gene encoding 30S ribosomal protein S8 yields the protein MTMTDPIADMLTRLRNANSAYHDSVAMPHSKIKSHIAEILQQEGFITGWKVEDAEVGKNLVLELKFGPNRERSIAGIKRISKPGLRVYAKSTNLPKVLGGLGVAIISTSHGLLTGQQAGKKGVGGEVLAYVW from the coding sequence ATGACCATGACTGATCCGATCGCGGACATGCTGACTCGTCTGCGTAACGCGAACTCGGCGTACCACGACTCCGTGGCTATGCCGCACAGCAAGATCAAGTCTCACATCGCGGAGATCCTCCAGCAGGAGGGCTTCATCACGGGCTGGAAGGTCGAGGACGCCGAGGTTGGCAAGAACCTCGTTCTCGAGCTGAAGTTCGGCCCGAACCGTGAGCGCTCCATTGCGGGCATCAAGCGGATCTCCAAGCCCGGTCTCCGGGTTTACGCGAAGTCCACCAACCTGCCGAAGGTCCTCGGCGGCCTCGGCGTGGCGATCATCTCCACGTCGCACGGTCTCCTGACCGGCCAGCAGGCAGGCAAGAAGGGCGTAGGTGGGGAAGTCCTCGCCTACGTCTGGTAG
- a CDS encoding type Z 30S ribosomal protein S14, with the protein MAKKALIAKAARKPKFGVRGYTRCQRCGRPHSVYRKFGLCRVCLREMAHRGELPGVTKSSW; encoded by the coding sequence ATGGCGAAGAAGGCTCTGATTGCCAAGGCTGCTCGTAAGCCCAAGTTCGGTGTGCGCGGCTACACCCGCTGCCAGCGCTGCGGCCGCCCGCACTCCGTGTACCGCAAGTTCGGCCTGTGCCGCGTGTGCCTTCGTGAGATGGCTCACCGTGGCGAGCTGCCGGGCGTGACCAAGAGCTCCTGGTAG
- the rplE gene encoding 50S ribosomal protein L5, producing MTTTTTPRLKTKYREEIAGKLQEEFSYENVMQTPGLVKIVVNMGVGDAARDSKLIDGAIRDLTTITGQKPAVTKARKSIAQFKLREGQPIGCHVTLRGDRMWEFLDRTLSLALPRIRDFRGLSPKQFDGRGNYTFGLTEQVMFHEIDQDKIDRVRGMDITVVTTATNDAEGRALLRHLGFPFKEA from the coding sequence ATGACGACCACCACCACTCCGCGTCTGAAGACGAAGTACCGCGAGGAGATCGCGGGCAAGCTGCAGGAAGAGTTCTCGTACGAGAACGTCATGCAGACCCCCGGCCTGGTCAAGATCGTGGTCAACATGGGTGTCGGCGACGCCGCCCGTGACTCGAAGCTGATCGACGGCGCCATCCGCGACCTCACCACGATCACCGGTCAGAAGCCGGCCGTGACGAAGGCCCGGAAGTCCATCGCGCAGTTCAAGCTGCGCGAGGGTCAGCCGATCGGCTGCCACGTCACGCTCCGTGGCGACCGCATGTGGGAGTTCCTGGACCGCACCCTGTCGCTCGCGCTGCCGCGCATCCGCGACTTCCGTGGTCTGTCCCCCAAGCAGTTCGACGGCCGTGGCAACTACACCTTCGGTCTCACGGAGCAGGTCATGTTCCACGAGATCGACCAGGACAAGATCGACCGCGTCCGGGGTATGGACATCACCGTGGTGACCACGGCGACCAACGACGCTGAGGGCCGTGCCCTTCTCCGTCACCTCGGCTTCCCCTTCAAGGAGGCGTAA
- the rplX gene encoding 50S ribosomal protein L24 translates to MKIKKGDLVQVITGKDKGKQGKVIAAYPRDERVLVEGVNRVKKHTKAGPTASGSQAGGIVTTEAPVHVSNVQLVVEKDGNKVVTRVGFRFDEDGNKIRVAKRTGEDI, encoded by the coding sequence ATGAAGATCAAGAAGGGCGACCTGGTCCAGGTCATCACCGGTAAGGACAAGGGCAAGCAGGGCAAGGTCATTGCCGCTTACCCGCGCGACGAGCGCGTCCTGGTCGAGGGTGTCAACCGGGTCAAGAAGCACACGAAGGCCGGCCCGACCGCCAGCGGTTCGCAGGCCGGCGGCATCGTGACCACCGAGGCTCCCGTCCACGTCTCCAACGTCCAGCTGGTCGTGGAGAAGGACGGCAACAAGGTTGTCACGCGTGTCGGTTTCCGCTTCGACGAAGACGGCAACAAGATCCGCGTTGCCAAGCGGACGGGTGAGGACATCTGA